AACTTGCGCAGCGTTTGTCAAGCCATTGTTGGTCCTTATGCACTTTGTTGTGCGATGTAGCCCTAGCTGCAGTAACAGGTATCAATACTCTGGAATTATTCAATAGGCAGTAATGTTCACAACGGCCACCGATGGTATAATGTGTGCCCAGTCCGGGAACTGTTCGATTAACTTTCGGAAATCGTCggtatgtttgtttgcataCTCCCAGTACGTGTTCACCCAGCTCACATCGAACAGCTTCTCCTCGCCGTCCTGTGATAGAGACATCTCTGGATCGTATTCGAAATCGAACGTGACCGTCCATGGTGCATCGTCTGCCAAGCCGTACGTTATTAGCACAAAATGGGCACGCTCCCCATTGAATTCCATCGTCCCCGGTACAGTCTCCATGAGGCTCCATGCCACCAGCTGGACACCAGATCTGGGAGCAATGATCAGCGCTGACTGCACGCAGGTCTGGTACCGGTGAGTAATGCTAAAACTGTACCGCCGAGTTGTGGTGGATTGCTGTTTCATATTAACAAGATCAAACGTTGGCAGAGTATGCTTTTCTAGTACCGGTGGTGAACCTTCTATCCAATAGTTACTAAACATGGAAAGAAGAAGCATGTGTTAAACAATATGTAACATTTGGAAATCAATTGTGTCACCCACTTGAACCGAATCTGGTGCCAGATGGAATAGAACGGCACGCCGCAAAAGAGCATCGTACGGCAGGTTTCCATTTGCCGCATCGGAACAGCCTCGGATGGTTTCGCAACTCCACGAATCACACGCACCGCATTTCGGTCCATTTCGCGAAGCAAAAATCCAGAATTTTGCACCACAGGTCCAGCATTTCTGTGCGAAACTTGCAGTGTATGCTAGCcaaagggaaaaaataaacgTGTGCAGCTGATGAAAGGCATCCCGTCAGAAATGATTGAAAATGAACCTACCGTAACATAGTGTCTCTGCACGGACGGTTCTCCATTGCTTTCGTCCCGATACGGGAAACCGACCTGCGTGCAGCATCCGATTAGAAACGCAATCATCGCAAAAACGGTCAAACGTGCGGTCAGTTCGGAAGTTTGCTTAAGTAACCCAACCAAAGGCACCAGATAGCTGATGCACAGGATGCCACCGCAAGCAACCAACAAACCGATCAGATACTCGGGGTTGGCCCCAGCGCCCATTCGTCCGGTAAGCGGTATGAACAGTTTTAGCAGCAGATGGTAAAAATTGGTCGCCCAGAGCAGAGAGGGTATTTGGAATGCTAGATGCAGGGCAAGCCAACGTCTTGGCTGTCGGTGGTAGCCAAGTACCGAGGGaaggatggtggacaataaCGAGAGAAGCAGAATTACTACGAAGATGTACGCGCTACGTATGTTGGCTAAGGTGAGTGGAATTATCAGCAACGTCCAGAAAAGGTTGACTCCAACCAGCCGACAACGAACTGTTTGCGTGAGGTTGAGCACCGTCTGCAAGTCGAtagaaatggaatggaaaagaaggaaatggaTGTATTTTTGATTTGGCAACGGCTTAGTATATCCCAAAAATTAACGCAATGGAAATTGTTTTAGAAAGGAGAGGGAAGAAGCGAACGAGAATGGGTCTGGAATATCAGGGTTTTAGAAGGAATTACGTATACAAGACCGTTTCATGTCCTACAGCTGAAGGAGATGTAAAAGTCGAACGAAAGTGAGGAAGAATTAAAACAACTTCATGTATCCGATGAGAACCGTAGACAGAATTATGGAATATAGATACAATAATGTTGCCAAGGACTCCAGAAGTTGAGTTCCTGAATGCTGGAATAATTTCGCAATGAAGAATCGCGAGAACGTTCTATGGAATGCACTCTTTACGTGAGATGGAAGTTTTGTAGGTGGGAAAACATGTTCCAAAATTAGTCTAACCCGAGCTCCACATAAAGATTTCATACTCCTTGCAGAACCACGAAATTCGTCCTTCGTGCATTTTATTAAACGCCAGGGGTTCCACTAGACCTCGGCAACGGTAACGTGAAAGTGCTCCAATGGCAAGAAAACTCACCATCAAGGACGTGAGCGTGACGTAAAGAGGAGATAGAGCAACATTTAAAGATACACAAATGAGTGGCGAGAATGAATACGGGAGTAACCAATCAGAGAAACGATCGAAATTATTTTGAAACGAGGAACAATCAGAGGAAACGCAGGTAGGATGATTTTAAGATAATCTGCATAGCATAGAAAACACTCCTAATGTGGGCGAGAAGAGATTGAATAGTGCAGAGCAAAGTTTAACACAGTAAGAGCTATGAGTTAGAAAGGTTCCAAGAAACCAAATTGTGGAACATATTTGGCTAGATGGAACTGATAAGACAGATGGTCTGATGCGACATGAAATAGATTAGAATCTTACATTAAGCAACCTCCGAATTACCCcgaaatgtttcaaattatCTTACCTTCTTATCATTGAACCAATGGTTACAGAGCCGATGGGCGAAACAGTGCACCAGGATAACGGGACATCCGTACAGCCCGAGGATAAGATATGGTGTTGAGAACCACGACATGGCCCGTCCGACTGCATCCAACCGGTTAGCAATGATCAACACCACTGCGAAACTTGCGGCCGTCCCACAAACCGTACCCAGCAAACCAACCAAGGTTTGTTTCAAGATGCTTCGTTCACCAACACGTCGAACCGGTCGGCAGAGTTCCATCAGCGGTAGAAGCAACGACAATACGGCAAGTGTTACATTAATTATACGACCTGTGCTGGCACTGTAGTGCACGAAGAACAAACCGAGCACGTCGAAGAACACACTGTAACCCTCGGACAGGGATGTGTCACGGGCGGCACGGCTCAACGCGTCACCATTGGCCAGTTCGCGCGTGAGTGCTAAGATGTTGTCGCCTGTACGTTGCAATACCGGCAGTGTCAGATAGTCAATGGTATCGTAACGCGTATGATATCGATACCCATTGATCGTATACGCAAAGTCCATCCCCGGCACGTTACCAAAGTCTCGAAAGATTCGAAAATCCGAATCGGACGGTATTATCCCCGACTGGAAGATCTCTTCCGAGACGGTCTGTGCGGCCGGATGCCGAACAGCGCGACCGTAAGCCTCAATCAACCATGGATGCTGGGGACCGGCTTGGAAGAGTTGCTCCTTGCCACCCGAACCGGCCGATTCGAGGTTCAGGAATGCACGTACATCCCGCGCCCATCGGTGCTGGCTAACGAACCCATGTGCCGCCTGCAGTGGCGTCTCTTC
The Anopheles moucheti chromosome 2, idAnoMoucSN_F20_07, whole genome shotgun sequence genome window above contains:
- the LOC128297359 gene encoding endoplasmic reticulum metallopeptidase 1-like → MAGGSSVRSKAKGKGEDDSRRSIPPHEDAANLHQLEAQHGILGIVLLLFCGTASSYLCTYLPEALTTADLSHHPTAFIAERAWDNLQVLNDFGPKPTGSEASELGAADYIRREVERVKATAHAAQLVETSHQLISGAYPIAFLGNPLTSVYRNVQNLVVRLAGQENDGGALMLNCHYDTVASSPGASDDGGSCAVMLEILRVLSRVPERNRHAIVFLFNGAEETPLQAAHGFVSQHRWARDVRAFLNLESAGSGGKEQLFQAGPQHPWLIEAYGRAVRHPAAQTVSEEIFQSGIIPSDSDFRIFRDFGNVPGMDFAYTINGYRYHTRYDTIDYLTLPVLQRTGDNILALTRELANGDALSRAARDTSLSEGYSVFFDVLGLFFVHYSASTGRIINVTLAVLSLLLPLMELCRPVRRVGERSILKQTLVGLLGTVCGTAASFAVVLIIANRLDAVGRAMSWFSTPYLILGLYGCPVILVHCFAHRLCNHWFNDKKTVLNLTQTVRCRLVGVNLFWTLLIIPLTLANIRSAYIFVVILLLSLLSTILPSVLGYHRQPRRWLALHLAFQIPSLLWATNFYHLLLKLFIPLTGRMGAGANPEYLIGLLVACGGILCISYLVPLVGLLKQTSELTARLTVFAMIAFLIGCCTQVGFPYRDESNGEPSVQRHYVTHTLQVSHRNAGPVVQNSGFLLREMDRNAVRVIRGVAKPSEAVPMRQMETCRTMLFCGVPFYSIWHQIRFNNYWIEGSPPVLEKHTLPTFDLVNMKQQSTTTRRYSFSITHRYQTCVQSALIIAPRSGVQLVAWSLMETVPGTMEFNGERAHFVLITYGLADDAPWTVTFDFEYDPEMSLSQDGEEKLFDVSWVNTYWEYANKHTDDFRKLIEQFPDWAHIIPSVAVVNITAY